A genomic region of uncultured Paludibaculum sp. contains the following coding sequences:
- a CDS encoding metallophosphoesterase — protein sequence MLRQAALILLLLCLPGRYSSFLFAEDKIVGGPYAVNVTGKSATIGWVVQSGEVKVGDARVVPVLRSEKVTMTGLKPGEPVKYTIPGGLTGTFKTAPAKPVAFEAVVFGDTRTRHDLHRKIVGAIEKINPDLVFHTGDLVTDGLDTEQWPRFFDIERTLLAKTAFYPVLGNHERNSRRFYEFFDVSTPYYSVDWGGAHFVLLNSDLGNSALSAQAREAFWSEQLRWLDEDLAKAQKAEFRFVVMHHPPFTAVKSRQSGNTPVKAMVPIFEKHRVTVVFSGHDHNYQHHLNNGVHYVVTGGGGAPLYPVDAPIEGTTIKVESTEHYVRLLCGPGSTKIEAIALDGRMLESFELKP from the coding sequence ATGTTAAGACAGGCTGCCCTGATCCTCCTGCTCCTCTGCCTACCAGGCAGGTATTCGTCCTTTCTTTTCGCCGAAGACAAGATTGTGGGCGGTCCATACGCCGTGAATGTCACGGGAAAGAGCGCCACCATCGGCTGGGTCGTTCAGTCCGGCGAGGTGAAGGTGGGCGATGCGCGGGTTGTGCCCGTCCTGCGCTCGGAGAAAGTCACGATGACCGGGTTGAAGCCGGGCGAACCGGTGAAGTACACCATTCCGGGCGGGCTCACTGGGACCTTCAAGACGGCGCCGGCGAAGCCCGTCGCTTTTGAAGCCGTGGTCTTTGGGGACACACGCACACGGCACGACCTGCACCGGAAGATCGTCGGGGCCATCGAGAAGATCAATCCGGATCTGGTCTTCCATACCGGCGACCTGGTCACGGACGGCCTGGACACTGAGCAATGGCCCCGTTTCTTCGACATCGAGCGGACCCTGCTGGCCAAGACCGCCTTCTACCCGGTGTTGGGCAACCATGAGCGCAACAGCCGCCGCTTCTACGAGTTCTTCGATGTCTCCACCCCGTATTACTCGGTGGATTGGGGCGGCGCGCACTTCGTGCTGCTGAACTCAGATCTCGGAAACTCGGCCTTGAGTGCCCAGGCCCGGGAAGCGTTCTGGTCGGAGCAACTGCGCTGGCTGGACGAAGACCTGGCCAAGGCGCAGAAGGCCGAGTTCCGCTTCGTGGTGATGCACCATCCGCCCTTCACGGCGGTGAAATCCAGGCAGTCCGGTAACACACCGGTCAAGGCCATGGTTCCGATCTTCGAGAAGCATCGGGTGACGGTGGTATTCAGCGGCCATGATCACAACTACCAGCACCATCTGAACAACGGAGTACACTATGTCGTCACGGGTGGAGGAGGGGCTCCGCTGTATCCTGTCGACGCTCCGATTGAGGGCACGACGATCAAGGTGGAAAGCACGGAGCACTACGTCAGGCTGCTGTGCGGGCCGGGTTCAACGAAGATCGAAGCCATTGCCCTGGATGGCCGGATGCTGGAAAGTTTCGAACTGAAACCGTGA
- a CDS encoding SIS domain-containing protein, producing the protein MSKMLAEIREQPTALERTLKAELRGIERLRARFAKEPPRLVVLAARGTSDNAAQFGRYLIEITTGIPVSLAAPSVSTLYHSNLRLDGALLAAVSQSGESTDTNVVLEEAKKQGAFTLGITNEPESTLARIADHAILVRAGREKSVAATKTYTGQLLSFYLLAYALGAKIRIDDLRRLPEMTAHALTLEKEVAARAERYKYARHAVVIGRGLNYANAFEWALKLMETCYIIAERFSQADILHGPIAMVEPSFPAFVLAPPGPTWPVMNEMIAKLAGLHAETFVLTDRSNSEAPKTALRIPAKLAFKPGKGEAALPEDLLTPIPYIIPAQIFAASLSTVKGLDPDQPRGLSKVTLTL; encoded by the coding sequence ATGTCAAAGATGCTGGCTGAGATCCGTGAGCAGCCCACAGCGCTCGAACGGACCCTAAAGGCGGAGCTGCGCGGAATTGAGCGACTGCGCGCCCGCTTCGCGAAAGAACCGCCCCGCCTGGTTGTCCTGGCGGCCCGCGGGACTTCCGACAACGCTGCCCAGTTTGGGCGCTATCTGATTGAAATTACAACCGGGATCCCGGTTTCTCTGGCCGCCCCTTCGGTATCGACTCTCTATCACTCAAACCTCCGGCTGGATGGAGCTCTCCTAGCCGCGGTTTCGCAGTCGGGCGAATCCACCGACACCAACGTGGTTCTGGAAGAGGCCAAGAAGCAGGGCGCGTTCACCCTGGGCATCACCAACGAGCCGGAAAGCACGCTGGCTCGAATCGCTGACCATGCCATTTTGGTGCGGGCCGGGCGGGAAAAGAGCGTCGCGGCCACCAAGACCTACACCGGACAGTTGCTGTCCTTCTATCTGTTGGCCTACGCGTTGGGGGCGAAGATCCGTATTGACGATCTACGCCGGCTGCCTGAGATGACAGCCCACGCACTGACACTGGAGAAGGAAGTAGCTGCCCGCGCCGAGCGGTATAAATACGCCAGGCACGCCGTGGTGATCGGCCGCGGCCTGAACTACGCCAACGCCTTCGAATGGGCGCTCAAACTGATGGAAACGTGCTACATCATTGCCGAACGCTTCTCGCAGGCCGACATTCTCCACGGCCCCATCGCCATGGTCGAGCCCTCGTTTCCGGCGTTCGTGCTCGCTCCTCCCGGCCCTACATGGCCGGTGATGAACGAGATGATCGCGAAACTGGCCGGACTGCACGCCGAGACGTTTGTGCTCACTGACCGGTCGAACAGTGAAGCCCCCAAAACGGCGCTGCGAATCCCCGCCAAGCTGGCGTTCAAGCCGGGCAAAGGTGAGGCGGCGCTGCCCGAGGACCTTCTGACACCGATCCCCTACATCATTCCGGCCCAGATCTTCGCGGCTTCTTTGTCGACGGTGAAGGGGTTGGATCCGGATCAGCCTCGGGGCCTGTCGAAAGTCACACTGACGTTATAG
- a CDS encoding AAA family ATPase — MTSLVGPRANYAPPVPQNLAELGISQSLVIDLLVRRTMLEGFSTLESLSRALRLSLPIIDQAFRQLRQQQIIEVKGMVGNDYQFVLTQSGKQLASDRFQISQYAGACPVALRDYHAATKRQAAKVNIDRRALRAAFSDLVVPDRLLDQLGPALISQNSIFLYGPSGNGKTSIAERMLRVYQDAVLIPFAVEVDNQILSLYDPVVHTRLELDDPDIDPRWVLCKRPCIVVGGELIPSMLELRLDEASGIYAAPLQMKANNGIFIIDDFGRQLMSPRDLLNRWIVPLDRRVDYLTLRYGVKFQIPFELMVVFSTNLDPSDLADEAFLRRIQNKIEVEPVAPQVFDMIFQRVISTKNVPAEYDSCEYLRKLCLSGGRTELRACYPMDIVNIIGSISQYENRPLQVTKPDIERAVHLYFARS, encoded by the coding sequence ATGACTTCCCTGGTCGGTCCTCGCGCCAACTATGCCCCCCCGGTACCCCAGAATCTGGCGGAGTTGGGCATCTCCCAATCCCTCGTGATCGACCTTCTGGTCAGACGCACAATGCTGGAAGGTTTCAGCACTCTGGAGAGCCTCAGCCGGGCGCTCCGCCTTTCACTGCCCATCATCGATCAGGCGTTCCGTCAGTTGCGGCAGCAACAAATCATTGAAGTCAAAGGCATGGTGGGCAACGACTACCAGTTCGTGCTCACGCAGTCCGGCAAGCAACTGGCATCGGACCGCTTCCAAATCTCGCAGTATGCCGGCGCCTGCCCCGTGGCCCTCCGCGACTACCATGCCGCCACGAAGCGTCAGGCCGCCAAGGTCAACATCGACCGGCGCGCCCTGCGGGCCGCCTTCTCCGACCTCGTGGTGCCAGACCGGCTCCTCGACCAACTAGGACCGGCATTGATCTCCCAGAACTCGATCTTTCTGTACGGGCCGTCTGGCAACGGCAAGACGTCGATTGCGGAACGCATGCTGCGCGTCTACCAGGATGCCGTTCTCATTCCGTTCGCCGTGGAGGTCGACAACCAGATCCTGAGTCTGTATGACCCTGTGGTGCATACGCGCCTTGAGCTCGACGACCCCGACATCGATCCCCGTTGGGTGCTCTGCAAGCGTCCCTGCATCGTCGTAGGCGGTGAACTCATTCCCTCGATGCTGGAACTGCGCCTCGACGAAGCGTCCGGCATCTACGCCGCGCCGCTTCAGATGAAGGCCAACAATGGCATCTTCATCATTGACGACTTCGGCCGCCAGTTGATGAGCCCGCGCGACCTGTTGAATCGCTGGATCGTGCCCCTCGACCGCCGGGTCGACTACCTGACCCTCCGCTACGGCGTCAAGTTCCAGATCCCCTTCGAGCTCATGGTCGTCTTCTCGACGAACCTCGACCCTTCCGATCTGGCCGACGAAGCGTTCCTCCGCCGCATTCAGAACAAGATCGAGGTCGAGCCGGTCGCGCCACAGGTCTTCGACATGATCTTCCAGCGCGTCATTTCCACCAAGAATGTGCCCGCTGAGTACGACAGTTGTGAATACCTGCGCAAGCTCTGCCTTTCCGGTGGCAGAACGGAGCTCCGTGCCTGTTATCCGATGGATATCGTGAACATTATCGGTTCGATCAGTCAGTACGAAAACCGGCCCCTACAGGTCACAAAGCCGGACATTGAGCGCGCCGTCCACCTGTACTTCGCTCGCAGCTAG
- a CDS encoding sodium:solute symporter family protein translates to MTLHLIDYVVLTLYFGFVLGIGWFLRKNVKSSSDFLTSGHSLPLWITSLAFLAANMGALEMIGMCGSGAKYGMMTSHFYWVGAIPAMLFVGVFMMPFYYGSKARSVPEYLKLRFDEKTRGFNAITFAIMTIFSSGISMYALGILLQAIFGWSFTFSVLASAGIVLAYTYLGGLSSAIYNEVLQFFLIVAGFTPLAILSVNKAGGWDGIASRLSPKMTQSWQHIANAGDNPMGVEIIGLIMGLGFVLSFGYWCTNYLVVQRAMAARNMTDARNTPIVGAFPKMFIPFVVIVPGIAAAALAAMSSGYTLPLKNGGPDYDKVLFSLMAQFYPSGMLGVGLTALVASFMSGMAGNVTAFNTVWTYDIYQSYIRKHAPDEHYLWMGRMATIFGTGLSIGAAYLAQSFNNMMDFLQLIFGFVNAPLFATFLLGMFWKRSTGHGAFTGLVSGTTAAAITYGLTEAEGKGGWLGVQYHFPSSMAQNFWVAIAAFCCCLVVTTIVSLATKGKPDAELVGLVYSVTPRQTEEAEWYRRPATLAIVASVICIALNFVFF, encoded by the coding sequence ATGACCCTACATCTAATTGACTACGTCGTCCTGACCCTGTACTTCGGGTTCGTCCTGGGTATCGGCTGGTTCCTTCGAAAGAACGTCAAATCGAGTTCGGACTTTCTGACCAGCGGTCACTCGTTGCCGCTGTGGATTACATCTCTTGCGTTCCTGGCCGCCAACATGGGGGCACTGGAGATGATCGGCATGTGCGGATCGGGCGCGAAGTACGGCATGATGACGTCGCACTTCTATTGGGTGGGCGCCATTCCGGCCATGCTGTTCGTGGGCGTCTTCATGATGCCGTTTTACTACGGCAGCAAGGCGCGCAGCGTGCCGGAGTACCTGAAGTTGCGCTTCGACGAGAAGACGCGCGGCTTCAACGCCATCACGTTCGCGATCATGACAATCTTCAGCTCGGGCATCTCGATGTACGCGCTGGGCATTCTCCTGCAGGCGATCTTCGGCTGGAGCTTTACCTTCTCGGTGTTGGCTTCGGCGGGCATCGTGCTGGCTTACACCTATCTGGGCGGCCTGTCGAGCGCGATCTACAACGAAGTGCTGCAGTTCTTCCTCATCGTCGCGGGGTTCACACCCCTGGCCATCCTGTCGGTGAACAAGGCCGGCGGCTGGGACGGCATCGCCTCGCGACTCAGCCCGAAGATGACGCAGTCATGGCAGCATATCGCCAACGCCGGCGACAATCCCATGGGCGTCGAGATCATCGGCCTGATCATGGGCCTGGGTTTTGTGCTGAGCTTCGGTTACTGGTGTACGAACTACCTGGTGGTGCAGCGCGCCATGGCTGCCCGCAACATGACGGACGCGCGTAATACACCCATCGTCGGCGCCTTCCCGAAGATGTTCATCCCGTTCGTGGTCATCGTGCCCGGTATTGCCGCCGCCGCGCTGGCTGCGATGAGCAGCGGCTACACGCTGCCACTGAAGAACGGCGGGCCAGATTACGACAAGGTGCTATTCAGCCTGATGGCCCAGTTCTATCCCAGCGGGATGCTGGGCGTGGGCCTCACGGCCCTGGTGGCTTCGTTCATGAGTGGCATGGCCGGAAATGTAACCGCGTTCAATACGGTTTGGACGTACGACATTTACCAGAGCTACATCCGCAAGCACGCGCCCGACGAGCATTATCTTTGGATGGGTCGCATGGCTACCATCTTCGGCACCGGGCTCTCCATCGGCGCCGCGTATCTGGCGCAGTCGTTCAACAACATGATGGACTTCCTCCAGCTCATCTTCGGCTTTGTGAATGCGCCGCTGTTTGCCACGTTCCTGCTGGGCATGTTCTGGAAGCGGTCGACCGGTCATGGCGCCTTCACTGGACTGGTGAGCGGCACCACAGCCGCGGCCATTACCTACGGGCTGACAGAAGCCGAAGGCAAAGGCGGGTGGCTGGGCGTACAGTATCACTTCCCTTCCTCGATGGCTCAGAATTTCTGGGTTGCGATTGCCGCCTTCTGCTGCTGCCTGGTGGTCACGACCATCGTCAGCCTCGCGACGAAAGGCAAACCCGACGCCGAACTCGTTGGCCTGGTGTACAGTGTGACGCCCCGCCAGACCGAGGAAGCGGAGTGGTATCGCCGTCCCGCAACCCTGGCCATTGTGGCGAGCGTGATTTGCATCGCCCTGAACTTCGTATTTTTCTAA
- a CDS encoding transglutaminase-like domain-containing protein, which yields MEPSGAFRALLSGDEQAMELDAAALELSTLHTGYTDPAPALRQLDEWAGQIEEMLMPGAAGAHFLSAVNRVLFDGAGLRGDAEDYYAAENSCLPLVIERRKGLPITLSVIYLEVARRLSRPVYGVALPAHFVCQYNDGLVRVYVDVFDQGRLLTEDDCLEKLSELTARPGLRETVQFTPCEKRSIVARMLRNLWSSYRRAGDNARASQVEYWLRLVTP from the coding sequence ATGGAGCCCTCTGGCGCGTTTCGAGCCCTGCTGTCCGGCGACGAACAGGCTATGGAATTGGATGCCGCCGCGCTGGAGCTTTCCACACTTCACACCGGATATACCGACCCGGCTCCGGCCCTGCGCCAACTGGACGAATGGGCCGGCCAAATTGAAGAGATGCTGATGCCGGGTGCCGCCGGCGCGCATTTTCTCAGTGCCGTCAACCGTGTGCTCTTCGACGGCGCCGGACTGCGCGGCGATGCAGAGGACTACTATGCGGCTGAGAACAGTTGCCTGCCGCTGGTGATCGAGCGGCGCAAGGGTCTGCCGATTACCCTCTCAGTGATCTATCTGGAAGTTGCCCGACGGTTGTCCCGTCCGGTCTACGGGGTAGCACTGCCGGCGCATTTCGTATGCCAGTACAACGATGGACTGGTGCGCGTCTACGTCGATGTGTTCGATCAGGGCCGGCTGCTGACCGAGGACGACTGCCTGGAGAAGCTCAGCGAGCTGACGGCGCGGCCCGGCTTACGGGAAACCGTGCAGTTCACGCCCTGCGAGAAGCGCTCCATCGTGGCGCGGATGTTGAGGAACCTGTGGAGCTCCTACCGCCGCGCGGGCGACAATGCGCGTGCCAGTCAGGTGGAATACTGGCTTCGTTTAGTGACACCCTGA
- the galK gene encoding galactokinase: MARAPRIKHYHAPGRVNLIGEHTDYNAGFVMPIAIAVGCDVRVSSIRKKEIRLTSKQFAGDLSFPLNSIADMTKTGTWADYVMGVAKEILALGFELKPSHLAIDSSVPTGSGLSSSAALEVSSALALLGDNEVPKVELARLCQRAEREFVGMPCGIMDQYASVFGEAHKAIMLDCRSTTHKLVPIPDGAEIVVVNSMVKHELGSSAYRNRVAECQQALSHFPGKPALRDVTLGELERTAAKMEEIPLARARHVILEDLRVENFLVAAEDGDLPMMGKLMVESHRSLQHDYEVSCEELDSLVDTALTIDGVFGSRMTGGGFGGCTVNLVDPEFVDAFEREISARYQEQWKLTPAIYRFSPSAGARRVE; this comes from the coding sequence GTGGCTCGCGCGCCGCGCATAAAGCACTATCACGCCCCCGGGCGCGTCAATCTCATCGGTGAACATACGGACTACAACGCCGGATTTGTCATGCCAATCGCGATCGCGGTCGGCTGCGACGTTCGAGTCTCCTCCATTCGGAAAAAGGAGATCCGGCTTACCTCCAAGCAGTTTGCCGGTGACTTGTCCTTCCCCCTGAATTCCATCGCGGACATGACAAAGACCGGCACCTGGGCCGACTACGTGATGGGCGTGGCGAAGGAGATTCTGGCTCTCGGCTTCGAGCTGAAGCCATCGCATCTGGCCATCGATTCTTCCGTGCCCACGGGGAGCGGATTGAGTTCCTCCGCGGCCCTGGAGGTATCCAGCGCGTTGGCACTGTTGGGTGACAACGAAGTGCCGAAGGTCGAACTGGCGCGGTTGTGCCAGAGGGCGGAACGGGAGTTCGTGGGCATGCCCTGCGGCATCATGGACCAGTACGCCTCGGTGTTCGGCGAAGCACACAAGGCGATCATGCTGGATTGCCGCTCGACGACTCACAAGCTGGTCCCCATCCCGGATGGCGCCGAGATTGTCGTGGTCAACTCCATGGTGAAGCATGAACTGGGTTCGTCGGCCTATCGCAACCGCGTGGCGGAATGCCAGCAGGCTCTCTCCCATTTCCCCGGCAAGCCGGCCTTGCGCGACGTGACCTTGGGCGAACTGGAGAGAACCGCGGCAAAGATGGAGGAGATTCCACTGGCCCGGGCACGTCACGTCATCCTCGAAGATCTGCGCGTCGAGAACTTCCTCGTTGCGGCGGAGGACGGTGACCTGCCGATGATGGGCAAGTTGATGGTGGAATCGCACCGCAGCCTGCAGCACGATTACGAAGTCAGTTGCGAGGAACTGGACTCGCTGGTGGACACGGCGCTTACCATTGATGGCGTCTTCGGGTCGCGCATGACCGGCGGCGGCTTCGGAGGCTGCACGGTCAATCTGGTGGACCCGGAGTTCGTCGATGCTTTCGAGCGCGAAATCAGCGCCCGCTACCAGGAACAGTGGAAGCTGACTCCGGCCATCTATCGGTTCTCGCCCTCGGCCGGCGCGCGGCGTGTTGAATAG
- a CDS encoding type II and III secretion system protein encodes MTLHVPGRANVNPGVLVSLRSYSLALCLCSALMAGESAPALFKKARKAESRRDYAAAYLLASQAVAIDPNKPEYWNFAQAVRSKAIPNLKIDLPVSPVAAASDGGPGPARADTDAAPGAGDTAAPDVQSFAGISDQEIKEARQVRPPPTLLGAPQLKSFNLRGDAKRLFEEVFAAYGLSVVFDADYQPGSPVLFRTENVDWKEAIRSLENVTSSFVVPVSSKVALVAKDTTQKRTEIEPVISVIIPFPEPLSPQEVQEAARAVQSTFDMTKMGIDNGRRLVLFRDRVSRLRPAMQLFQELMVHRGQIVSEVELLSVNKDSSLNYGMTLPSSFPFTYLGDISPFLYTPTYTAASSTYATIGGGQTKFAMGLVGAGLFASMSRGQTTSLMKMELMGVDGQAAQLHVGDRYPIITSVVSGTGTNTTGSYGTAPSITFEDLGIVLKVTPHIHGTESVTLEIEAEFKALAGSSLNDIPVISERKFAMKTRVKFSETAVIAGLARETLTQSWSGIPVVAKIPAFRSNDKSMEQTQILLTVRPRIVNLPPSEYPAPAVWVGSETRPRTDLDPPAN; translated from the coding sequence ATGACCTTGCACGTCCCGGGCCGGGCGAACGTCAATCCTGGTGTATTGGTGTCTCTTCGCTCCTACAGCCTGGCTCTATGTCTCTGCTCGGCCCTGATGGCTGGGGAGAGCGCCCCCGCGCTCTTCAAGAAGGCGCGGAAAGCCGAGAGCCGGCGGGACTATGCGGCTGCCTATCTGCTGGCGTCACAAGCGGTTGCCATCGATCCCAACAAACCTGAGTACTGGAATTTCGCACAGGCCGTCCGCAGCAAGGCGATCCCCAACCTGAAGATTGACCTGCCGGTTTCGCCGGTCGCCGCTGCCTCTGACGGCGGACCGGGCCCGGCCAGGGCGGACACGGACGCCGCACCGGGCGCGGGAGACACTGCCGCTCCGGATGTCCAATCGTTTGCCGGTATTAGCGACCAGGAGATCAAGGAGGCCCGCCAGGTGCGGCCCCCGCCGACGTTGTTGGGCGCCCCCCAGTTGAAGAGTTTCAACCTGCGCGGCGACGCCAAGCGGCTGTTCGAGGAGGTCTTCGCCGCGTACGGCCTGAGTGTCGTTTTCGACGCGGACTATCAACCCGGCTCGCCGGTGCTCTTCCGCACTGAGAACGTGGACTGGAAAGAGGCCATCCGCTCCCTGGAGAATGTCACGAGTTCCTTCGTGGTGCCCGTGAGTTCGAAGGTGGCCCTGGTCGCCAAGGACACCACCCAGAAGAGAACGGAGATTGAGCCGGTGATCTCGGTGATCATCCCTTTCCCCGAACCACTGAGCCCCCAGGAGGTACAGGAAGCCGCGCGGGCCGTGCAGTCCACCTTCGACATGACGAAGATGGGCATCGACAACGGCCGGCGTCTGGTGCTGTTCCGGGACAGGGTCTCCAGGCTGCGGCCCGCCATGCAGTTGTTTCAGGAATTGATGGTGCATCGCGGACAGATTGTGAGCGAGGTCGAACTGCTGTCGGTGAACAAGGATTCCTCGCTGAACTACGGTATGACGCTGCCGTCCAGCTTCCCCTTTACTTATCTTGGGGATATCTCCCCGTTTCTATACACGCCGACATACACCGCGGCATCCAGCACTTATGCCACGATTGGCGGTGGCCAGACCAAGTTCGCGATGGGGCTCGTCGGCGCGGGTCTCTTCGCCAGTATGTCTCGCGGGCAGACGACGTCTCTGATGAAGATGGAACTGATGGGCGTCGATGGCCAGGCGGCCCAGTTGCACGTCGGTGATCGCTATCCCATTATCACTAGCGTCGTTTCCGGAACCGGCACGAATACCACCGGCTCCTATGGGACCGCCCCCAGCATCACATTTGAAGACCTGGGCATTGTGCTGAAGGTCACGCCGCACATCCATGGCACGGAGAGCGTGACACTGGAAATTGAGGCGGAGTTCAAGGCACTGGCCGGTTCGTCTTTGAATGACATCCCCGTGATTTCGGAGCGCAAGTTCGCGATGAAGACGCGAGTAAAGTTCTCGGAAACCGCGGTGATCGCCGGTCTGGCGCGCGAGACGCTCACCCAGAGCTGGAGCGGCATCCCTGTCGTCGCGAAGATCCCGGCCTTCCGGTCGAATGACAAGTCGATGGAGCAAACCCAGATTCTGCTCACCGTTCGTCCTCGGATTGTCAATCTGCCGCCCTCGGAATACCCGGCGCCGGCCGTTTGGGTGGGTTCTGAGACGAGACCGCGCACCGATCTGGATCCGCCGGCCAATTGA
- a CDS encoding glycosyltransferase family 39 protein, translating into MLNRLLHGRAAWLACVFTLVALQFARQFTAAVQETQVFDEGLHLAAGYSILLTGDYRVNPEHPPLGRILSALPLLVLKPELKLDTEAWRYGDAVAMGRQLLYHQRNLTPEQILLPSRLVTIAMTMILALTMAFWVKARYGPLAGLLAVFLLTLDPSLSAHGHYITTDFIATLTFFLAVIAFDRMVRRGRPIDILWAGLALGIALVSKLSAIFLLPVFTILWVLNRTRWRAVARQAAGLIVLSAIVVAVAYGPETVRSLHARRLNEVVTKETAMGYALRVGGRYLHLPAHQFFLGLNEMALHQKSGHPSYMLGTIRQHGEWPYFPFVFLVKTPLGALLLIVLALPLLWRFNRDLWILAIPLCIYWALCLQSGINIGIRHLLPVYPFTYALVAVLVARHAGAFYRKAAPALVGLACVLVAVESARIAPHDIAFFNLAAGGPANGPKLLVDSNLDWGQDLGNLRRWLDARGTNDVCLNYFGSAEESYYRFQGWAILANENLRTGERPRCHLAAISATLLEGVYQKREWYAWLRARKPVAILGWSIYVYDITDVKEGKVPPGSF; encoded by the coding sequence GTGTTGAATAGACTCCTGCACGGGCGGGCCGCGTGGCTCGCCTGTGTCTTTACTCTCGTCGCTCTCCAGTTCGCGCGCCAATTCACCGCGGCCGTCCAGGAGACGCAAGTCTTCGATGAAGGCCTGCACCTTGCCGCTGGCTACTCCATTCTCCTCACGGGCGACTACCGGGTGAATCCCGAGCATCCACCCTTGGGCCGCATCCTGAGCGCCCTGCCGCTGTTGGTTCTAAAGCCCGAGCTGAAACTCGATACCGAGGCGTGGCGGTATGGTGATGCCGTCGCGATGGGCCGCCAGTTGCTATATCACCAGCGCAACCTGACGCCGGAACAGATCCTGCTGCCCTCCCGGCTCGTCACCATCGCGATGACTATGATCCTGGCGCTGACCATGGCGTTCTGGGTCAAGGCGCGCTACGGTCCACTGGCGGGCTTGCTGGCGGTCTTCCTGCTCACGCTCGACCCGAGTCTCTCGGCGCACGGCCACTACATCACCACGGACTTCATCGCCACCCTGACGTTCTTCCTGGCTGTGATCGCCTTTGACCGGATGGTGCGGCGCGGCCGGCCCATCGACATTCTCTGGGCCGGACTGGCGTTAGGCATCGCGTTGGTCTCGAAGCTCTCGGCCATCTTTCTGCTGCCGGTGTTCACCATTCTGTGGGTGCTGAATCGAACCCGATGGCGGGCGGTGGCGCGGCAGGCCGCCGGCCTGATCGTGCTGAGTGCAATCGTGGTGGCGGTCGCTTACGGGCCCGAGACGGTGCGCTCCCTCCATGCGCGGCGGCTGAACGAAGTGGTGACGAAGGAGACCGCCATGGGGTACGCGCTACGCGTAGGCGGACGGTATCTCCACCTGCCGGCGCACCAGTTCTTTCTGGGCCTCAACGAGATGGCCCTGCACCAGAAGAGCGGCCATCCATCCTACATGCTGGGCACGATCCGCCAACACGGTGAATGGCCTTACTTCCCCTTCGTCTTCCTTGTCAAGACGCCCCTGGGGGCATTGCTGTTGATTGTTCTGGCGCTACCGCTGCTGTGGCGTTTCAATCGCGACCTCTGGATTCTAGCCATCCCCCTTTGCATCTACTGGGCTTTGTGCCTGCAGAGCGGCATCAACATCGGCATCCGACACCTGCTGCCGGTCTACCCCTTCACGTATGCGCTGGTTGCGGTTCTGGTGGCCCGACACGCCGGTGCGTTCTACAGAAAGGCTGCGCCGGCCCTGGTCGGCTTGGCCTGTGTACTGGTGGCGGTCGAGTCGGCGCGCATTGCTCCGCATGACATCGCGTTCTTCAACCTGGCGGCCGGCGGCCCGGCGAACGGCCCCAAACTGCTGGTCGACTCCAACCTCGACTGGGGCCAGGACCTCGGCAACCTGCGGCGCTGGCTGGACGCGCGTGGCACCAACGACGTGTGCCTGAACTACTTTGGCTCGGCGGAGGAATCCTACTACCGCTTCCAGGGATGGGCCATCCTCGCCAATGAGAACCTGCGGACTGGAGAGCGGCCGCGCTGCCACCTGGCCGCCATCAGTGCGACATTGCTGGAAGGCGTCTATCAGAAGCGTGAATGGTACGCCTGGCTGCGCGCCCGGAAGCCCGTGGCGATCCTGGGCTGGTCCATTTACGTGTACGACATCACGGACGTTAAGGAAGGGAAAGTGCCGCCGGGGAGTTTCTGA
- a CDS encoding OmpH family outer membrane protein: MIAIRWKRPACLAALMLCATMLASAQIKVAAVNLQKALQDTAEIKQAEADLKAKFGPRQEELANLEKEIAKLTQDYEANQSKFTEPALAEMAAKIQLKQRQLQRNSEGLQNEVNRERQDILQRVGQRLQEVVKKVSEEKGLDLVVDGANLLYFKPTMDISADVTAAYDKAYPSKK; the protein is encoded by the coding sequence ATGATTGCAATCCGCTGGAAACGTCCCGCCTGTCTGGCTGCGCTCATGCTCTGCGCCACTATGCTGGCCTCGGCACAAATAAAGGTCGCGGCGGTCAACTTACAGAAGGCCCTGCAGGACACGGCCGAAATCAAACAGGCCGAGGCCGATCTGAAGGCCAAATTTGGACCCCGGCAGGAAGAGTTGGCGAACCTGGAGAAGGAAATTGCCAAGCTGACCCAGGACTACGAAGCCAATCAATCCAAGTTCACCGAACCCGCCCTGGCCGAGATGGCGGCCAAGATTCAGTTGAAGCAGCGGCAACTGCAGCGCAACAGCGAAGGCCTGCAGAACGAAGTGAACCGCGAGAGACAGGACATCTTGCAGCGCGTCGGGCAGCGGCTTCAGGAAGTCGTCAAAAAGGTGTCCGAGGAGAAGGGTTTGGACTTGGTTGTGGATGGAGCGAACCTCCTCTACTTCAAGCCGACGATGGATATCTCGGCGGATGTCACGGCCGCCTACGATAAGGCCTATCCGTCGAAGAAGTAG